Genomic window (Daucus carota subsp. sativus chromosome 5, DH1 v3.0, whole genome shotgun sequence):
CAGCATGTTTCCCAAGTCAACTCATGAAACATTTTCGCAAAAGCTTTACCAGACGTTCAAAGCTCACAAACGCTTTGTCAAACCCAAATTATCACGGACTGATTTTACTATTGCGCATTATGCTGGAGAGGTTTGGATGATACGATTCTCCTGCATTTATACAGATGCTGGTAGTGGGGGTTTCTGATGCATTGTCTTGCTTCTGTCTAACTTCAGGTTCAATATCAGTCTGAACAGTTTCTTGACAAAAATAAAGACTATGTTGTTCCCGAACATCAAGATTTGTTAAGTGCTTCTAAGTGCCCCTTTGTAGCAGGTCTCTTCCCACCATTACCTGAAGAGACAACTAAGTCATCAAAATCATCCAAATTCTCATCCATAGGATCAAGGTTTAAGgtaatttgttttttgtttattgCCTAAAAATTGCAGGATTTTTACATCAGCAAGCTAGTCTGTGGGAGACAGGTTTTGTTTCAAATTGCACGTAATTCTGCATAAATCCTAAAACTGACATTCGTATTTTGTAGGTACAACTACAACAATTGATGGAAACACTTAATTCTACAGAACCCCATTACGTTAGATGTGTGAAGCCCAACAATCTTCTTAAGCCCTCTATATTTGAGAATGTGAATATCATGCAACAACTGCGCTGTGGTGTAAGTATAAATTAAATATCTTTTGGttaaattagatttttaatcaaaattattcaGTTCTTTTATCTAAGTCCTGATTCTAATCATGCAGGGTGTTCTAGAGGCAATTAGGATAAGTTGTGCTGGATATCCAACTCGCAAGACCTTTTTCGAATTTTCAAATCGATTTGCTCTTCTTGTTCCAGAAGTTCAGGAAGGGAAGTAAGTGTTAGCTCTTCAACAAACTACACATAACAACACTAGTTTTGGCATTCATCACTTAAATCTTGGCAATTTGGCTGATTAAACAAAGTCAGATTCTCACACCTCCTTTATGACTGTGCAGTCTTGAGGAAAAGGTAGCATGCGAAaagattttgaaaaagatggAACTCGCAGGTGCTCAGGTATATGGTTTTCATACCCTTCTCAAATAGTTAAATATGTGAAAGGCTTCTTTTAGCATAGTTCTAGGAAATTTCTTATGGGCCTCCCATTTAAAGTTCTTGTGGATGATATGTTATGCATTAATTCAAGTATATAATACGTAATCATCTATTGaagtatttataatattattttatatgtaatgtTAATAGAAAAATTCATAAGCTTCTAATCTTGAGATCTCTTATGGTACGTTTTCTAATCAAATAGTTTTTTTGTCTAAGCAAGGTTCTTTATAATACAAGTTCAGATTTATAATTCATGAAATTCTCGATTGATCAAAAGCTAATAGAAACATCCAGTGAAGGGTTTATGTTTAACATATAGTGAAACATTATTTTGGATAAACTACTTTAGTGTTCATCTTCTGGTAAAATGTTAATAACTCTGATTTCTACTGCATTGCTTGAGATCACATCAGGCTACGAATGAATATGTTATAAATGTGATGTCCCGTTTCTTTTCTTCCTTGTTATGATTATGTATACTACATGATGTTATAAATGACTTTGCAGATAGGGAAAACAAAAGTTTTCTTAAGAGCTGGACAGATGGCTGAGTTAGATGCACGGAGAGCTTTAAAGCTTAGTGGTGCAGCCAAGATTATTCAACGAAAGATTAGAACTTATATTACTCGGAAATATTTTCTTGCTCTGAGAGAGGCCGCCATTTCTGTGCAAGCTTTCAGTAGAGGTTTGTCCACCTGTgttgatatttattttaaaaatttgttgaGCAGAAACTCcttcaaatgaaataaatttattggaAGATTTTTTTAGTGCAACTCATGCACACGAGATGAAGATGCTAGGAGTATTTTTGTCTTCTTGTTTTGTCTGTGGCTGAGTTGGTTGAGTCAGAGAAGAGAAAAACAGCTCGTATgatatttttccttttttatgAATTTCAGGAAAACTTGCTTGCAAATTATACGAAAATATGAGAAGGGAAGACGCCTCTATCAAAATACAGAAAAAAGCACGGGGACACTCTGCGAGGATGTCCTACAAAAACCTTAGAATCTCAGCTGTTATGGTCCAGACAGGTATAAGGGCCATGTCTTGCCGGAAGGAGTTTAGATTCAAGAAGCGAGATACTGCGGCAACAACGATACAAGTCCGTTTCTGGCAACTTTTTTGAGCTTTAGGTAAGAACTCTAATGCAGGCACTGTTCTTGATCTAAAGCAATATTTGCAGGCCCGCTGGCGTGGTCATAGATGCTTTGCATACTATAAGAAATTGATAAAGGCCGCAATACTCACACAATGCCGATGGAGAGGGAGGGTTGCTAGGAAGGAGCTTCGGAAATTAAAAATGGTGAGTGTCACTGTTGTAATAATGCATAATAAAACCAAAAAGAGTCAGTTTATTTTCCGAAGTTTCTAAACCTAGGATTATAATTGAGCAGGCACTTCCTGTATTTATCTGACATAAAAGTATGCACTGCATATAACATTGATTGGACATAAACTTATTAGTGTTTGTGTGCCAAATTATCATTCAAGTTTGGATCCTAGCATCAGTCGAGGAAAAGAAGACTGTGTTGTTATCCTTGAGGTTGCCTATTGTTCCTTCTTTTGTGTGGGGTTATGAAGTGAGGGCCTTGTTAATTGCTGTTGTTTTTTATCATAGTAAAGTAAGCATCCATGTGATATATATACGTTGTATAAATTTGTCATAACAGTATATGAGAGATGGTCTGGTCTAACGAACCagaatatttgaaaaatgaaaaacaaatgaTTAGCGAAGGGCAAGTTATAGCCCTTTATTGGCAAAAAAGAACAACATTCATGAGGTAAAATAAACCCGTATCATTTGCTCTACTATCATTTaccaaaataagaaaaaatgaTGCCACCAAATCCAGAtcgcaaataatatttttatacgaTATGGATTggtcatatagttatatataaatgTGCTTGAACTTTAAATCTAATTATGTTGTTTATCAAGTAAAGGTGTGCCTAATTGTTGTTGTTTCATTTCTTGTGGCACATAAGCACTCATTGTTAGAATATGATATGATtctggtaagccctcctcctaacaccttgagggtttaggagaattggtcacttaacaagacaaattatatatttgaaggaATAGGCATAAGCTTTAGGTTGAGTTTTGAATTAGGATATTTAAGAGACAGATAAAGGAAATGAAATATTAAAGTATATATAGACATTCCATCTTAATACCAAGTGTAAAGCTGGGGAGTCATTGGTGATTGTTCATGTCATCTTGATTTATCTAATGTGATTCCTAGGTTTAGTAAGTCCTTTTAAGTTAACCAATTAAGTTATTTCATTTTCGAAATTTTATGAAAGGAGTTCTCCAACTTACTTATAACTATGTATACAAAAACTGGTGCTATGAAACTTTCGTATTATAATTCTTGCATTTTGTGGAACATTACAATGTGGACTCTTGACATTTGTAGGCTGCAAAGGAAACAGGAGCACTCCAGGAAGCAAAGAATAAGCTCGAGAAAACAGTGGAAGAACTTACATGGCGTATGCAGCTGGAAAAGCGTATGAGGgtaatatatttatcaaaaatattacttatGTCATCAGCATTTTTTATACTTCAAAGTCGAATTTATatgtcccaaaaaaaaaaaaatctaacaaaACCAAAACCTAACATCACGAGTGGGAATCGTAAAGCAGGGTCTTGAGTTACATATTGTTATAGCAAACTAATTCTAATGGATATGAGTCTGTGACACAGCAATGGTGAATATATTGAAGGAGCTATAAAAGGTGAATAGTTAGTTCTACAACATTCCCTTTTAACATGGGATGTAAGTGAGTCACACCCAGGTTGCTGTGAAAGCAGTTTGTACTGGCATAGATAACATACACACCAGAAGTTGATAAAGTGAAATCATGCTAGTTAGTGGCTTGGTTCCTATCACCTAAATTTATAATGGTCACTCTTGCAGACTGATTTAGAAGAAGCAAAAGGACAAGAGATATCAAAAATGCAGAATTCGCTGGAGCAAATGCAAGCTAAAATTGATGAAGCAAATGCATTGGTTGTCAAGGAACGGGAAGCTGCACAAAAAGCAATTGAAGAGGCGGCTGCAGCAGTTAAGGAAACCCAAGTCCCTGTAGAAGATACTGCAAAGATTGAAGAATTAAGTGCAGAAGTGGAAACCTTAAAGGTATAACAGGTTTTCAACTATTATATTATCTCTACATCTATTTTTATCTGTTTTGTATTTAGGCACTTACTGTGTGCCCGAGGTATTAGTAGTTAGGTCAGTATTATGAATTAGCCACAGtctttcaagttttttttttaaatttctcttCATGTTGATCAGATATCGTCTAAAGACATCACAAGTGTCCCGAAGATTTGTTATATCCTTTAAATTAAATGTCATATAAAAAAGTAGCCATCCTAACCCTCATACACCATataaggtttttttttaatgatattcTTTTCATGTTGGAACTCTTATGAACAGAAAAGTACAAGCATTTATAATGCATGGGTAAAAAGACCATCCTCCAAGTCTGTATTCTGAATCCTGAATCCTGATATCTTTTAGAACCAAAAGTATTGCACCCTGataaaattagaaattaaagAAATTAGCAAGTACTTGTTTAACAAccaatagaaactttatgtATTCTCCTGTTAGCTTGCCTTGTTAGGTATTACTCGACGTGTACATTAAGATTCTCAGAAATTTAATCTCACATTCATACTACAGTCATCATTGCAATCTGAAAAAGAGCGAGCTGATGATTTGGAAAGAAAAAATCAAGCATCTGAGGAGTCAAATGAAGAAAAGCGCCAGAAGCTGGAAGAAAGTGAAAAAAAAGTTCAAGAACTTCAGCGATCTTGTAGAAGGTAGTACTAATACATAGTCCTTAAGTTTATTTATAGTGTTTATTATCGGAGGTGCTTATCTTTCCATCAAATGAAATTGCTTAAGGTTTTTATGGCTGAATGGTTAAGTATTTGGGCTTAATTTATTTaccaattttttttctgacaaTTCCAAGTTTCTCCTTATATGCCACCAGTTATAATGTCAAAGTTCTTTGAGGGTAAATGTCCTTCCACTAAAGGTAGGACACGGTAaccattttatattttattctagatCAGCATATGTCAAACACAAAATCTTCTGACTCAAACTTTCCACTATTCCTTAGCATTCACCTGCCTAACTGAAATGGATGGGTTTCCCGGTGTGTAAAGAGAGATCGCAGTCTCTAAATCATATATCCATCAGTGAAATGAATATATCTGGGTCTTTGATGCCTGTTGGGCCTTTAGATGAAACAGCCGTTGGGGAATTTCGTTGTTATTtgtaaatttatgtattggtTGTCAGTGCATCACATCATTGGTTGTCAGTGCATCACATCATCTAGCTTTTGTGTTTAACATAACTTTGCAGAGGAACAAAATAGTTGTTATATTAAAGACAACAAGGTGCTATACATTGTGCCATTGATCAACAATGAATGCTTTCATTCTGCAGGACAGTTCAGTTCAGCTCTCTTTTTTACCACCAAAATATCTATTCTTGAGGATGATATCTAAATATTACTTTGCAATTGGCAGCATTATCTCTCTTCCGCTGACCAATTATGAATGTCTTCATACTGagaaattatctatttttgacGTCACAAggcaaaattataataatagaatTGTTTCCTATGTTCAAATAGTCTTGACGAGAAGCTCAACAACTTGGAGTCTGAAAACAAAGTCCTTCGTCAGCAAGCTCTTTCCATAGCAGAGAACAGTAAGGCCCTACAAGATTTAGAGGCAGAAAATAAAAATCTTCGTCAGAAGGTTTTGACCATGGCACAAAGTCATAAGATGCTCGCTGCCAATCGCTCTAAATCAGTTATTCAGGTAATTCTAAAGAAGACGTTAATCTTTATAAGATTAAGTATTCTTACAGAATACTTACGACTCTTTCTTCTCTTCTCATTGATTTGGCAGAGAGGAGAAACCACAAAAGCTGCTATAGTGAGTTAAACTGTCTTTGATTACAGAATCCAGTATATTTTTACTCTGCTGCTGGGCTTTTGATATAATTGCAAATAAAATTGTAACAGGATCTCCCAACTCCTCCAATAAAACAGCTGAAGGAACAGGCAGCAGAGGTAGAGGAGAGACCCCAAAAATCACTGAACGAAAAACAGCAAGAGTATCAGGATTTGCTTATGCGTTGTATTGCACAGCACCTTGGATTTTCTAAAGGCAGGCCTGTTGCAGCCTGCATCATATACAAATGCCTGAGGCAGTGGAGATCATTTGAAGTAGAAAGGACTAGTATTTTTGATCGAATCATACAAACAATTGGCCATGCTATTGAGGTGTGTATATGTTCTTAAATCAAATTACGTGGCGTGCCACATTTAATTGCTGGCTTGGTAATTTGAAATATGCTTCTGTGATTGTAGACACAGGACAACAATGAAACTTTAGCATATTGGTTATCAAATGCATCGACTCTGTTGCTCTTGCTGCAACGTACACTAAAAGCCGGTGGCGCTGCTGGTGTAACTCCACAGTTTAGGCGACAGCCATCTTTATTTGGGAGGATGACACAGGTAAAGAAAATTCAAATGAATTTACGGTTACCCTATTTAGCTAACTTTTTAACATATGCAACAATCTATACTTCAGAGCTTTCGTGGAACTCCAGCTGGTGTTGACCTTTCTTTTGCCAGTGGTGAGTCGACTGGTGGGGTGGATACAGTACAAGTTGAAGCCAAATATCCTGCTTTGCTTTTTAAACAGCAATTGACAGCTTATGTTGAAAAGATGTATGGCATGATTCGTGATAATCTAAAGAAAGAGATTTCTCCACTGCTTGGTTTGTGCATCCAGGTATCATAGGTCCAAATTAACTCAAAATTAAGTCTACTTGAGTCCAGAGAGACGAATGTTTTAATCACTTGAGAACTAAATTTTATAGGCCCCCAGAATTTCCAGAGCAAGCTTAATCAAGGGGACAGCTCGCACACTTGCAAATGCTGCAGCACAAGAAATTTTGACTGCTCACTGGCAAGGGATTGTGAAGAATATCGAAAATTTCTTAAATATGTTGAAATCTAATCATGTAAGTTATAGAcctttttgtatttgtttttgATTTCAGTTCGAATTTTATTCTTTTACAGTGCTTATCCCATGTTTTAGTCATGACACTATTGATCTCTTACAAGTTTTTCTAGGGTACAAGTACAAATAAAGCTCAGTAAGTAATTTGTGACAAACTAATTACTTATGGTGTTTCTTATAGATACTACATACATGCTTAGAACCATCGCAATTGAGGAGGCCAGTTAGAAATTCTTCTGATGGCTCACATTCTAATTCAATAGTAAAAACAAAATCCCACTTGCCTTGCATGGATACTTGCATATGACATCCCTATACAGTTATTGCTTATGTGATATAGCTTACATATTTCTCCTATATATTAGAgtgtatcttttatttttactgGGTGGAATTAATCATGTGCAGACTGCAGTTCTATTTGTGTTTTTCAACATTTACTATGACAGATTAATCTATCCACACGGAAAATTTAATGTGATTACCTTTGTTTCGATTATTCAGGACATCATATTAACCCCAGAAACTTGCAAGGTTTCATCATATCTTATCTTTATTTTTAGGTACCCCCATTTTTGGTTCGCAAAGTGTTCATTCAGACGTTCTCTTTCATCAACGTACAACTATTTAACAGGTTCTCCATTTAGTAGGATCCCAGCAGTCGTTTATGTATCTATATTACTGTCAACTTAATTAAGGTCATAACTTTAATTTACAATTTGTTCTGGTTGCAGCCTTCTTTTGAGAAGAGAATGCTGCTCATTTAGCAACGGCGAGTATGTCAAGAATGGATTAGCAGAACTGGAACATTGGTGCTACAAGGCAACAGATGAGGTAATCTTGTTTGCATTTTTAGTCTCCCAATAATCACAGACTGATGCAAGAAATTAATATGCAGTATGCAGGTTCGGCCTGGGATGAGCTAAAGCATATAAGACAGGCTATTGGATTCctggtattacatctaaataCTTCTCCAATGCTCAAAGCCTTTGGTAGTGCATGTACTAAATACTAATTAGGTCCACCAGCATTGCAGGTTAATTAACTACTAGTATTGTTTAAtactttaattaattattagttcACCCTTACCTCGAATATTGTAACTTCTTTAATTAGTTACTGGTTCACCCTTACCTTAATATttatcttttgttttttttgtaacTGTAATCTGTATGCCCGTTTTAATGGGAATTATGGTTCTTGTTAAATTTTCTAGAAGCTACATAGACGGAAAAGTTgaattatatatcataaaacGAGAGGGGGGGAAATGAACCTTTGCAAGGTTGCACCGATAACAAACAGTTATGGAGTTGCCAGTAATTCTGTGAAGCCACTAATTTATCTTGATCTCTGTTTCCTAATTTAGGTGATACATCAGAAGCCAAGAAAGTCACTGGATGAAATAAGTCATGACCTATGCCCAGTAAGTGCCTATTAAATtttcaagaatgaactacatcCTTTGACTTTTGACTAAGATCCACTGTTTTACAGTTGTTAGTCTTTTGCAGGTGCTCAGTATTCAACAACTCTACAGAATCAGCACTATGTACTGGGATGACAAGTATGGTACACatagcctttctccagatgtaAGTCTGAACTGATCTTCCTTCACATATGGTTCGTTTTCACCATGTTACTGAGTTTTTTGATTATAACTCTCTTAGACTATCATCTTAATCTTTGATACTATGAGTGATTaaaataggaaaagtacttgTTACTGTTAAACATTAATTGATCTGGTAATAAGAGGGGAGGGGAGGCGGCTTTATCATTGATGCTTTACAACCTTTTTTCATTTTTGGAACCTGATGCTTTACAACCTCATCTTTactgttattatattatttgcaGCCGTAAAAAATAAACCTCATCTTTACTGTTATTAGATTATTTGCAGCCGTAAAAAATAAACAGCTTATCCCTGATATATGTATGTGACTGACAGGTAATATCTGCCATGAGGGTGTTAATGACTGAAGATTCAAACAATGCTGTCAGCAGCTCTTTTTTGCTTGATGATGATTCAAGGTTAAAGATGAGACAGTGAAATGCAATCACAGTTGTCATTACTTGAATTTATTctatttctaattaaaaatgtgGCCTGCAACTGAGTGGTGATTAATGATGCAGCATACCGTTCTCAGTTGAAGATATCGCTAAATCAATGGATCAGATTGCCATTTCAGACATTGATCCGCCACCTCTGATTCGGGAAAACGCAGGATTCACTTTTCTATTGCCTCGTGCTGACTGATTGAATTTATCGTGGAGTTGTCATTAGTTCCCACAGCAGCACCCACCTTCAAGGCATGATCGTATG
Coding sequences:
- the LOC108219838 gene encoding myosin-11 — translated: MATAENIIVGSHVWIEDPEIAWIDGQVTKINGQEVQIDTTKGNSVVAKLSSIYPKDEDAPDGGVDDMTKLSYLHEPGVLQNLSTRYKLNEIYTYTGSILIAINPFQKLPHLYNSHMMQQYKGSQLGELSPHVYAIAEVAYRAMIREGKSNSILVSGESGAGKTETTKQLMQYLAYLGGRKGTEGRTVEQQVLESNPVLEAFGNAKTVRNNNSSRFGKFVEIQFDKQGRISGAAIRTYLLERSRVCQVSDPERNYHCFYLLCGGPAEVVEKYKLGSSKTFHYLNQSKCHELAGVNDTQEYIATRRAMDIVGISETEQEAIFRVVASILHIGNISFAKGSEVDSSILKDDKSKFHFETAVELLKCDRKGLEDALLKRVMVTPEEVIKRSLDPVAAVVGRDGLAKTLYSRLFDWLVDKINTSIGQDPNSKSLIGVLDIYGFESFKQNSFEQFCINFTNEKLQQHFNQHVFKMEQEEYTKEAIDWSYIEFVDNQDVLDLIEKKPGGIIALLDEACMFPKSTHETFSQKLYQTFKAHKRFVKPKLSRTDFTIAHYAGEVQYQSEQFLDKNKDYVVPEHQDLLSASKCPFVAGLFPPLPEETTKSSKSSKFSSIGSRFKVQLQQLMETLNSTEPHYVRCVKPNNLLKPSIFENVNIMQQLRCGGVLEAIRISCAGYPTRKTFFEFSNRFALLVPEVQEGNLEEKVACEKILKKMELAGAQIGKTKVFLRAGQMAELDARRALKLSGAAKIIQRKIRTYITRKYFLALREAAISVQAFSRGKLACKLYENMRREDASIKIQKKARGHSARMSYKNLRISAVMVQTGIRAMSCRKEFRFKKRDTAATTIQARWRGHRCFAYYKKLIKAAILTQCRWRGRVARKELRKLKMAAKETGALQEAKNKLEKTVEELTWRMQLEKRMRTDLEEAKGQEISKMQNSLEQMQAKIDEANALVVKEREAAQKAIEEAAAAVKETQVPVEDTAKIEELSAEVETLKSSLQSEKERADDLERKNQASEESNEEKRQKLEESEKKVQELQRSCRSLDEKLNNLESENKVLRQQALSIAENSKALQDLEAENKNLRQKVLTMAQSHKMLAANRSKSVIQRGETTKAAIDLPTPPIKQLKEQAAEVEERPQKSLNEKQQEYQDLLMRCIAQHLGFSKGRPVAACIIYKCLRQWRSFEVERTSIFDRIIQTIGHAIETQDNNETLAYWLSNASTLLLLLQRTLKAGGAAGVTPQFRRQPSLFGRMTQSFRGTPAGVDLSFASGESTGGVDTVQVEAKYPALLFKQQLTAYVEKMYGMIRDNLKKEISPLLGLCIQAPRISRASLIKGTARTLANAAAQEILTAHWQGIVKNIENFLNMLKSNHVPPFLVRKVFIQTFSFINVQLFNSLLLRRECCSFSNGEYVKNGLAELEHWCYKATDEYAGSAWDELKHIRQAIGFLVIHQKPRKSLDEISHDLCPVLSIQQLYRISTMYWDDKYGTHSLSPDVISAMRVLMTEDSNNAVSSSFLLDDDSSIPFSVEDIAKSMDQIAISDIDPPPLIRENAGFTFLLPRAD